A region from the Lycium barbarum isolate Lr01 chromosome 8, ASM1917538v2, whole genome shotgun sequence genome encodes:
- the LOC132605608 gene encoding gibberellin receptor GID1B-like, producing the protein MAGSNEINANESKRVVPLNTWILISNFKLSYNMLRRPDGTFDRDLAEFLDRKVPTNSIPVDGVYSFDVVFDRVTSLLNRVYRSAPENEADWGKIELEKPLSTTEIVPVIIYFHGGSFTHSSANSAIYDTFCRRLVKICKAVVVSVNYRRSPEHRYPCAYDDGWAALKWVKSRSWLQSGKDSKVHVYLAGDSSGGNIAHHVAVKAAEADVEVLGNIHLHPMFGGQKRTESEKRLDGKYFVTVQDRDWYWRAYLPEGEDRDHPACNIFGPRSRSLEGVKFPKSLVVVAGLDLSQDWQLAYVDGLKKSGQEVKLLYLKQATIGFYFLPNNDHFPCLMEEITSFIHSNCS; encoded by the exons ATGGCTGGAAGTAATGAAATTAATGCTAATGAATCTAAG AGGGTGGTTCCGCTTAATACATGGATCCTTATATCCAATTTCAAGCTTTCATACAACATGCTTCGTCGGCCTGATGGCACGTTTGATCGTGATTTAGCTGAGTTCCTAGACCGGAAGGTCCCTACAAACTCGATTCCTGTCGATGGGGTATATTCTTTTGATGTGGTATTTGATCGGGTGACGAGCCTTCTTAATCGAGTCTATCGATCTGCTCCTGAGAACGAGGCTGATTGGGGGAAAATAGAGCTCGAGAAGCCTTTGAGCACCACCGAAATTGTTCCTGTTATAATTTATTTCCACGGCGGAAGTTTTACTCATTCCTCGGCCAATAGTGCTATTTACGATACTTTTTGCCGTCGCCTTGTTAAGATTTGTAAGGCTGTTGTTGTTTCTGTGAACTATCGGCGATCGCCAGAACATCGGTATCCGTGTGCATACGATGACGGATGGGCTGCTCTAAAATGGGTAAAATCAAGGTCATGGCTTCAAAGTGGGAAGGACTCGAAAGTTCACGTCTACTTGGCTGGTGACAGTTCAGGTGGTAATATTGCTCACCACGTTGCGGTAAAGGCTGCTGAAGCAGATGTCGAAGTATTAG GTAATATCCATCTTCATCCGATGTTCGGTGGGCAAAAGAGGACGGAATCTGAGAAGAGATTGGATGGGAAATACTTTGTAACGGTTCAAGACAGGGATTGGTATTGGAGGGCGTATTTACCGGAAGGGGAAGATAGAGATCATCCGGCGTGTAATATATTTGGCCCTAGGAGTAGAAGCCTCGAAGGGGTAAAGTTTCCGAAGAGCTTAGTCGTTGTGGCTGGTTTGGATCTTAGTCAAGATTGGCAATTGGCATATGTCGATGGTTTGAAGAAATCGGGGCAAGAGGTAAAGCTTTTGTATTTAAAGCAAGCAACAATCGGTTTCTACTTCTTGCCTAACAACGATCATTTTCCGTGTCTCATGGAGGAGATAACGAGCTTCATCCATTCTAACTGTTCATAG